A stretch of Campylobacter gracilis DNA encodes these proteins:
- a CDS encoding aminotransferase class IV, with protein sequence MFEISGMSGDEIVYINGKFCKAKEAAISPFDRGFVLGDGIYEVAPVVNSKICDRADFWERFERSAAQIELKIPYSREKYEEILYELIARNGVSEGAFYTQITRGAAMRDFDYVRGIEPSVFAFVYHTQIFDNPLAKEGIEIVSLPEIRWHRRDIKSISLLAQCILKHEAHKAGAYECFLIEDGLVTECSSSSAFIIKDDVLITRPLSNDILPGIRRKVILGLAEQAGLSVQQRAFGMSEVYEADEAFISAATLMVLPIVKADGRAIGGGTVGKYVPRLREMYAARLRAEAGL encoded by the coding sequence ATGTTTGAAATCAGCGGAATGAGCGGCGACGAGATAGTTTATATTAACGGCAAGTTTTGCAAGGCCAAAGAAGCCGCGATAAGCCCTTTTGATCGCGGTTTTGTGCTCGGAGACGGCATCTATGAAGTAGCGCCCGTGGTAAATTCTAAAATTTGCGACAGAGCGGATTTTTGGGAGCGCTTTGAGCGCAGCGCCGCGCAGATCGAGCTAAAAATTCCATATTCTCGCGAAAAATATGAGGAAATTTTATATGAGCTCATCGCGCGTAACGGCGTGAGCGAGGGCGCTTTCTATACTCAGATCACAAGAGGCGCGGCGATGCGCGATTTTGACTACGTCCGTGGCATAGAGCCTAGCGTCTTTGCCTTTGTGTATCATACGCAAATTTTTGATAATCCGCTCGCAAAAGAGGGGATTGAGATCGTAAGCTTGCCCGAGATCCGCTGGCATAGGCGCGATATAAAATCGATCTCGCTTCTTGCACAGTGCATCTTAAAGCACGAGGCCCACAAGGCGGGCGCTTATGAGTGCTTTTTGATCGAGGATGGGCTAGTTACCGAGTGTTCGAGCTCCAGCGCGTTTATCATCAAAGATGACGTCCTTATCACGCGGCCGCTTTCAAACGACATACTGCCCGGCATCCGCCGCAAGGTGATCTTAGGCCTTGCCGAGCAGGCGGGGCTTAGCGTGCAGCAGCGAGCGTTTGGAATGAGCGAGGTTTATGAAGCCGATGAGGCCTTTATCAGTGCGGCGACGCTGATGGTGCTGCCGATCGTAAAAGCAGACGGTAGAGCGATCGGCGGCGGCACAGTCGGCAAATACGTACCGCGCCTGCGCGAGATGTATGCCGCGCGACTAAGAGCCGAAGCGGGACTGTAA
- a CDS encoding nucleotidyl transferase AbiEii/AbiGii toxin family protein — translation MELKKYYDKLYLAQDKILNLLAKSSCYLYLTGGTALHRFVLDGTRYSDDIDLFTGAKDVSAKDEMVKLVRFLKQSGVVFDIAVDSSNFKRLIVKDAGVDLKIDIVYDVTEHIGDFDRKHGFLVDNIENILVNKYDFALSREQSRDIFDIYTIIKNSDVDLLKSMKNLSKKSASEPETICARIKSFPKEMIEAKDIRAKSDAVLQDFMDNYKATFDKFFNLRKALNFAFKGQGL, via the coding sequence ATGGAACTAAAAAAATACTACGATAAGCTATACCTAGCGCAAGATAAAATTTTAAATTTGCTCGCCAAAAGCTCTTGTTATCTTTATCTGACGGGCGGAACGGCACTTCATAGATTTGTTTTAGATGGCACTAGATATTCGGACGATATAGATCTATTTACCGGTGCTAAAGATGTATCCGCTAAAGACGAAATGGTTAAGCTTGTAAGATTTTTAAAACAAAGTGGCGTCGTATTCGACATTGCGGTAGATTCTTCAAATTTTAAGCGTCTAATCGTCAAGGATGCGGGCGTAGATTTAAAGATCGATATAGTTTATGACGTTACGGAACATATAGGGGATTTTGACCGCAAACACGGCTTTTTGGTGGATAATATCGAAAACATTTTAGTAAATAAATACGATTTTGCATTATCAAGGGAGCAGAGCAGAGATATTTTTGATATATACACAATTATAAAAAATAGTGATGTGGATCTGCTAAAGAGTATGAAAAATTTAAGCAAAAAGAGCGCGAGCGAGCCGGAGACGATATGTGCTAGGATCAAAAGCTTTCCCAAAGAGATGATAGAGGCAAAGGACATAAGAGCTAAAAGCGATGCAGTTTTGCAAGACTTTATGGATAATTATAAAGCGACTTTTGATAAATTTTTTAACTTGCGAAAAGCGCTAAACTTCGCGTTTAAAGGACAGGGGCTATGA
- a CDS encoding AAA family ATPase yields MKNLYIFAGVNGAGKSTFYINQLESDYFYGTRINSDEIVKEFGDWKNKKDQNRAGKIALKLRESYLRRGIDFNVETTLSGRGIVRFISAAKASGYRITLFYVGLESVDLSKQRVAIRAQKNGHSIEEAILERRYSQSFDNLAKVIPFCEEIYFYDNSREILNEEDQKFSNLRLIAKKENGQIITLGKVSWLEDVIKNASEDYPAAKEFQKEGRAYTNKKFQEKE; encoded by the coding sequence ATGAAAAATTTATATATTTTCGCAGGCGTAAACGGTGCAGGCAAGTCGACGTTTTATATAAATCAACTAGAGAGCGATTATTTTTACGGCACTAGAATTAATTCGGACGAAATCGTTAAGGAATTTGGAGACTGGAAAAATAAAAAGGATCAAAATAGAGCCGGCAAAATAGCGCTCAAGCTTAGAGAGTCTTACCTGCGCCGGGGGATAGATTTTAATGTAGAAACTACGCTAAGCGGCCGCGGTATAGTTAGATTTATAAGCGCTGCAAAAGCGTCCGGTTATAGGATAACGCTCTTTTATGTGGGTCTTGAAAGCGTTGATCTGTCAAAGCAAAGAGTAGCCATTAGGGCACAAAAGAACGGCCATAGCATAGAGGAAGCCATATTGGAACGTAGATATTCGCAGAGCTTCGATAACCTCGCTAAAGTGATTCCGTTTTGCGAGGAGATATATTTTTATGATAATAGCAGAGAAATTTTAAACGAGGAAGATCAGAAATTTTCGAATTTACGCCTGATAGCCAAGAAAGAAAACGGCCAGATCATAACGCTTGGCAAGGTATCGTGGCTTGAAGATGTTATAAAGAATGCGAGTGAAGACTACCCCGCCGCCAAAGAGTTTCAAAAAGAGGGTAGAGCTTATACTAATAAAAAATTTCAAGAGAAAGAATAG